The region ATCCCCCGACTCCAGCGCATCCTGAGCCATTGCCGACTCGAGGGCCGCCCTCGCATCGGCATCCCGCCTGAGCTCGATCATGAAAGAGGCCGCCTCGCCGTCCCCTCCGGCGAGGAACGAGGAGAGGAGCGCCGCGCAGCCCGCTTCAGAGGTCTCGCCGGACCGCAATCTCAACCTCGCCTGAACGAGGAGCCACGAGGCGAGCTCCCCTGCCGCAGATTCGGGCCCGATTGCAGAGGCGGGCGTCACCATTTTCGGACCCGGGCCCCGGAGTTGGTCCGCTGCGGCCGCAGCGATGATCACCGCCGATGCCAATGCGGCGATCGCGACCCCCCTGCGGCTGCGCAGCGCAGCCGCGATGTGCTCAAATATCTTCTCCATGGCTTATCGATATCACGAGGCGATCGGCCCCCGCCGATGCCGCGGTCATGAGAACAGAAGTCCCCGCCCACGAGACGCGGCCCGATGCCGCATCGTCTCGCATGGCCCTCGATGCGATCGCGAGGGTTGCGGCCCTCGCGTCCTTCGGCGCTGCGTCGATGAGGTGGGAGCCCCTCCCGGCGCGCAGGAGCGAGGATGCGGACCCGCCCGCCTCCGTTATCCTCATCGCAGGATCCAGGCAGATCGCGGCGGAGCCGGTCAGCCGCTCGATGCATCGGAGCCACTCTCCGCAGCGCGGCAGATCGTCCTGCGAATGAGCGGGATTGGGACCTTGAGCGGGACCCTCTTCTTTCCGCGCCCTCCACGCGAGGGCAGCCCCGAGGGCCACGATCGCCAGAGCCGCGATGTGCATGAGGTTCGGCATGTCAGAACAGCGCCTCCGCTCCGCCCATGGCCGCGCGGACGAAGATCGGACCGAAGACGATCACGAAGGTCGCGGGCATTATGAAGGCCACAAGGGGGAGAAGCATCTTCTGCGAAGCGATCGCGCCCCTCTTCTCCGCGCGGGCGAACCTCTCGTCCCTGAGCCTCTCCGAGGCCGCCCTGAGCACCGGCGCCACCCCCGCGCCCAGCCTCTCCGACTGCGCGAGCAGCGCGGCGAGCGCCGATAGCGAAGGGACCGCGAGCGAGTCGGCCATGCGCCTGATCGCGTCCTGCCTGCGCACGCCCATCCTCATGGCCGCGTCCGCCTCGGCGAGCTCCCGGGAGACGATCCCGCCGGTGCGGGACGAGACCCTGGACACCGCCTGAGCGAGATCGAGCCCCGCCTCCACGGAGAGTGTGATGAGGTCCAGTGCGAAGGGGAGCTCCCTCTCCACGGCCTCGCGCCTGGCCCTCGCCAGCGAGCGGAGCCGCGCCATGACGATCGCGAAGCAGAGCGCCCCCGCGGCGAGCGCGCCCGGCGCCCGGTTTGAATCAGATAGGAGATACGCCGCGACGGAGACGGCGACGCCCGAGGAGATCCAGAGGAGCGCAAAGCCCGCGGGGTCGAGTCCTGACATCCCTGCGCCCTTGAGCCTGAGCCTCACGCTCTCCACCGGGATCAGGCGCAGGAGTGCGGGCGCCCTCTTCTCTGCGAGGCGGGCGAGGGCCGAGCATGCCGGCGCCAGCCTGCGGGGCCGCACATCTCCTCTGTTTTCCACGGCACCCAGCATCTCCCTGCGGGCGGCCGCCGCGAGCCACGCCCTTGCCGCCGAAGATGCGAAGAGCGAGAAGAGCGCTATGCAGAGTATCAGGTCCATTCTCTTCCCCTCACGGCAGCGCGGCCCACGCAACCTCCACCGTGTACGCCGAGTCTGCGCCCGCGATCCCTATCTCCCAGATCGCAGGGGCGAGCCGGCCCTCGAATCTCATCTCCGCGGCAAGAGGGGTGAGGCGCCTGCCGCACAGCAGCGCGCGGCCCGCGCCCGAGACCGCGGCCTCCCTTGACGCCGGACCGCCCTCTTTTTCGGCGCGCGATCTCCCCTCGACCGAGACCGACCACTCGCCGCAGGGCGAATCCGCGCGCGCGGCCCCGTCGGTTCGGCGCGCCCTCGCGAACGCGACGACCGGGGGCATATTCTCGCCTGCGATCGTGAACGAGGCGCTCATCTCTTTCGCATCGAGGGATCCGTCCGATGCTGCAAATGGCCAGAAGACGCCGCCCGCCAGCTCGGACCAACCCACGCCTGCGAATCCCGGGCTTCTGCCGGGATCGAAGAGGACCTGCCGGTTCACGCCGCTCGCTTGCCCCTCGGCCGGCCCCTTCGCCCTCGAGACGAAGCGGTACTCCCTGGGCGCCGTTGCCCCGAGCGCGCACGGAATCGACGCTGTCGCGATCACCGCAGCATGCAAAAGTATGGCTGTCGCAACTCTCATGCGCATCTCTCACACCTTTATGGCCGCGATCCTCATGAGCCAGAGCCCGCCCGCCGCCTCCAAGAGGAGCGCGAAGATCATGAGGGCGATCCCGAGCCTGGTCGAGCACATGGGCCTCATGAACTCAGGGGCCAGGACGGCGAGCGCGGCAGCCAGGCCCCAGGGCAGCAAGAGCAGCACCGCTGCCTGCGCCCTCCCCTGCGCCGTGAGCGAATCTACCCTCCCCTTCACTCGCCTGCGCTGCTCGATCGTCTTCGCGAGCGATGAGAAGGTCTGGACGAGGTTGCCGCCGGTGCGCCTGAGCACCTCCACCGACTGCGTGACCAGCGACGCGTCCTCGGTCGGCACCCGCTCCGAGAGAGAGGCAAACGCGGAGTCGAAGTCCTTCCCGGCGCCCTGCTCCGCCTCGATCCTCGCCAGCTCCTCTCCGAGCGGCGGGGCCAGCTCCGATGCGGCGAGCTTGACCGCCTGCTGCAGCGACAGCCCGGCCTTGAGCGCGTTGCAGAGCATGACGAGCGCCTCGGGCAGCTGTTCGTCGGCGCGGCGCGCCCTGCGGCGGCCGCGATGCGCCCGCGCGAGGCGAGAGAGCCGGCCGAAGGCCAGAGGGGATTTCGATCGGAGCAGCGCGAACGCGGATATCGCCGCCGATAGGCCGAAGAAAAGGGCCGCCGCAGCGAAGATGAGCCCGCTCATGCGATCCCCCTGATCCCGTGCGAATGCCCCGTCCCGTCGGCGCCGCAGCGGTGCGCGGGGGCGAGCCCGGTCGAGATGAGCATCCCCGAGCGCTGGTCGAACGCGGCCAGCGTCTGCATGCTGATGACCTGTCCCTCCATCCCGGTTATCTCCGATATCTCCACGACCTTCCTCTGTGCGCCCACCCTCGCCAGCTGCACGATCACCCCTATGGCACGTGCGATCTGCTCGCGGACAGCGCAGATAGGCAGGTCGAGGCCCGCCATGAGCGCCATGGTCTCGAGCCGCGACACGGCGTCGCGCGGGGAGTTGGCGTGCACCGTCGTGAGCGAACCCTCGTGGCCGGTGTTCATGGCCTGGAGCATGTCGACCGCCTCCGCCCCCCTGCACTCGCCCACCACTATCCTGTCAGGCCTCATCCTGAGCGCGTTTCTGACGAGGTCCCTGATCGATATCGCGCCCGCGCCCTCGACGTTGGGCGGCCGGGCCTCCAGCCTCACCACGTGGGTCGTTCTGATCCGGAGCTCCGCCGCGTCCTCTATCGTGACGATGCGCTCACCGTCGGCTATCTCCGAGGCGAGCGCGGCGAGCATCGTGGTCTTTCCCGTGCCGGTCCCGCCCGACACCACCATGGATACGCGCGACGCCACGCACTCGGAGAGGAATCGCGCCGCGTCGGAGGTCATGCTCCCCCTGCGGACGAGCTCGCGGAGGTCCCAGCTTGCGCGGCCGAACCTGCGCACCGTGAGCGCCGGCCCGTCTATCGCGACGGGGCCGATGACCGCGTGCAGCCTCGATCCGTCCGGGAGCCTGGCGTCAACCATGGGCGAGGCCTCGTCGACCCTGCGCCCGGTCGGGGCGAGCATCCGCTCGATAACCGACAGCAGCTGAGAGGAGTCTGCGAATGAGAGCCCGGCCCTGGCGAGCCTCCCCTCCTTCTCGAAGAAGATCAGCCCTGGCCCGCTGACCATGATCTCGGTGACGCCGTCGTCTTTGAGCAGGTACTCGAGCGGGCCGAACCCCAGTATCTCGTCGACCGCGCACGACGCAGCCTCGTCCGCGCGCGCGCCCGGGGCCCCGCGCGACTTGAGCGCCTCCGCCGCCCTGAGGGCGACGGCCGCAACCGCTCGCCTCAGCTCGTCCCTGTCGCCGCGCCTGTTCGCGTCGCCGACTATCTTTTCGAATTCCGGGTCCCGCCTTATGCCAGCCAGGATCTCCTCGACCCCTTCGGGCCGCGCGATTTCACGAACCCCTCTCTCAGCATGATTCGCGACATCCCGCACCGAGGCGCGGCGCGGGATCGCCCTGTCCATGAGCCTGCCTGCGAGCGATGCCGCGTCCAGTCCGTCGCCCCAGGATTGAATGCCCCACCGCCCGGCCAGCCGCGCCGCCACCTCCCTGTCGAAAGGCGCCATGCAGAATCCGGCGGGGGAGACCGCGCCGGGGGAGTCGAGCAGCCTTTTGACCGCCGATCCTGCGAGATTGATCGGCGCGGGGCCGTCCGCATGGACGCACAGCATCGCGGGTATCCCGGGCACGCGGGCCAATGCCGACTCAAGCCAGCCTGCGGCTCCCCTTGAATCGGGGCTCGCCTCCAAGGCGACGAGCGCGATGTCGTACGCCGACTCGATCGATTCGATAGTGCCGTCGTCCATCTCCGATTCTGCAAGCGAGAGCAGGCCTGCGCGGCCCGGGCGCGGCGACAGATACCCGCGGAGCGACCGGCCGGACAACCCGGCCCCGTTCGCCCTGAGCTCAGCGACGGTCCTCGCGCCCTCGACCGCTCCGACGGACCCGGCGATCACGAGCGCATCGATCCCGCCGGAGACGAGCCATGATGCGACCCTGTCCGCGCACGCGCAGCGGCCCGCCCCCCCGCAGCATATCATTGCGGCCCACAGGCATCTTGCCGCCGACATGTCGTTTCTCATCTCCATTTTTTCGGGCGCCTCCTTCTGCTCGGATCGCCGGCCGCCCCGTCGCCTGGCGCGCCGAAGCGCTCCGCGTGCTCCTTATTCGAGCGGTCCATCGCCATCGCCTCCTCTGCATCGAGGAAATCGCGCAGCGCCGCCTCGGCCGGCTCCGGCTGCGACATGACCCTCGGCGTCACCACGATCACGAACTCGGACCTGTTGGACTGGAAGTCCTTCGAAAGGAACAGGCTGAATATCGAGGACGACGTGTCGGTGTCGCGCGGGACCCTGTTCCTCATCTTCACGTCGTTGTTGCGGACGATCCCGCCGAGCATGACGCTGTGGCCCAGGGGGCAGACCGCGGTGGTGGAGACGGTGTGCGTGTCGACCGCGCCGCGTATGTCGGCCGACGGCGCGGAGAGCGTCGCGGCGATCCTCAGATCCACCCCGCCCGCGACCTCGATCGGCGAGGCCTTGATGTCGACGCCGACCCTCTTGAACTGGACCTGCTCGCCGCTCAGAAACGGGACCTCGGAGCCGCTGAATATCTGCGCCTCCTCGCCGTTCTTCACCACGACCGACGGGTTCTCGAGCACCCGGCCGTCGCCCCTCTCCCTTATGAAGCGCAGCTTGGGCACGAAGTTGAAGACGAACCCGAGCACCGATTTCCCCATGTCGCCGATCGAGCCCATGAGCCCGGCCCCGCCGCCCGCCGAGGCGGTCGCGGCTCCGCCTTGCGGAAACGAGCCCGGCGACCAGTTGAACGCAAGCTCCCTGAGCGCCTGCTTCTTTATCTCCATGAGATGGAACTCGAGCTGGATGAGGCTCGCCCTCCCGGGGCTGCGCATGGAGTCGCGCACCTCGATGAGGTCCATGACGTGCGGCGTGTGGAGCCTCGCGATCTCGATCGCCCGCTTCGCGTCGGCCGCGGAGAAGACCGTACCCTCCAGCGCTATCCTGTCCCTCACCGCCCTCACCGTCACGCCCGGGACGTCTATGGCATCGCGTATCGCCTGCCCGGTCCTGGCCAGCACGTCCTTCGTGATCCTCACGCTGCTGCGCACCCGCGGGTCCGATTGCGAGATCGCCTCGATCGCCCTGAAGTCGTCGGGGTCCGCCGTCGCACCCCCTATCCTCACCTTGCCGTCGCTGAGCTCGACGGTCACCCCCGCGATGCCGCCCACCGCCTGCTCCACCCTCTCGAGCGCCTCCTTGAGCGTGGTGGTGACGACCCGCACGGAGATCTCGTCCCTGATCGATCCATCCGCGTCCCATATCGTGACCATCGTCTGCCCGCCACCCCGGGCGTTGAGGTAGATAGAGCCGCGGTCCTGCGAGACGAGGTAGTCGCACACCGAGCGGTCGGCGACAGCCACGTCGCCGATCGAATAGTCCATGGAGACGGTCTCGGACTGGCCCTTGATGAGCGTTTTCTCCGCCGCGGCCCCGGCCGCGCACGTCGAGGCGGCGAGCGTGAGCATCGCCGCCGCGGTCCAAAACAGCATGCGCGCGTTCCTGAGCCGTCTCATCTCGCCCCCCTGTATTCCTTGAAGGGCCTCCTGAGCGGGACCACCCCGCCCGCCCCCTCGGCGATGCTCGATATGGTGGTCGGCGCGGGCGGCTCGTTCGACTCCCCCTCATAGGGGGGCCTGACCGCGAGCGCGATGGACCCCGACTCCTGCGCAAAGGCGATGGCCTGGGCCTGAGCGGGGCTCACCGCGAGAGTGACGGAGACCTCGCGCGACAGCTGCCCCTGCGCAATCGCCCCGCCGAAGAGCCCCTTGCCCGCATCGGCGCCCGCCTCCCGCTCGGGAGATCCGGCGACTCTCCTCTCCACCGCCACGACCCTCGCGTCGGTCACGAGCGCCATAGTGGTGATCTCCGGAGACGAGCCTGTGCCGAGGTCGAAGGTGGCGATGAGATCGACGCGGTCGCCCGGACCGACGAGCCCGCCGGCCGCGCGCGATCGCGGAAGGGACACCGAGAATGCCCGCATGCCGGAGGCAAGGAGCGGGGCCACGCCGGTTGCGTGATCCGCCCTCCTCGCCGCGGACCTCGTGAGCTGCGAGCCCTTGCGGAGCGGCACCATGGCCACCCTCCCCTCCGCCTCCGATATCTCCCCTATCGCGCCGGGCTGCACGAAGATCGCCGGGACGCTCGATCTGCGGAGCGCCGCCCTGTCTATCGTCTCGCCGGGCGGTATGTCGCGGGCGGCGATGACCACCGGGGCCGGTTCGGCCGCCCTGGATATCTCGCCCTCCCGCCTCGCGAGGTAGGCCGAGGCGAGCAGGGCCGCAGCCAGGCCCGCCACAACGGCAGCCGCTGCCGGCCGCTCCCGGACCGCATCCCTAATGAACGCAAATCTCTTCATCGACTACCCTCACCTCCTGCGGCACCGCTATGTCCGCCCTCATCGGACCGACGCCGAGCGAAAGGGGCTCTCCTCCCGCGCCGAACGAAATTCGATCCATCCCCTCGAGGCACGGCCTCGCAAAACCCGATGAGGCGTGGACGGTCTCCCACCGGCGCACCGCGCGCGCCGCCATGGCCTCCGCCTCCGCCACGTGCGCGACCGTTGTCGAGAAGAGCCGGGCGAGCTGGAATGCGACGACGATCACGAGCGCCGCCACGGGCGCCATGGCCGCCAGTTCAAGACACGCAGCTCCCCTTTCGACCCTGATCCGCATCCAAAGCCCTCCTGTGAATTCAGTCCTCTGCCTCCTCCACGCCGATCGTCCATTTAGGGACCAGCGCGGCCCTGTAGAGCGCGTCGTATCCCTCCTCGTCCGTCCACCCCTCGGCGAGGTCGCTATCCTCGACCTCCTCGATCGCGAAATCCTCGATCGAGCCGCCGTAGGCGGAGGCGGCCGCAGAGGCGTAGATGTCGATGCCCTCGGAGAGGATGGGTCCCGCTGTCAGCGGCTCGACCCTCGCGCTCGCGAACACGCCTATGGCCGCATCCCCACCTCTCTCCTTGACCAGGTATTTGAGAGCGTCGTATTCGCCGCCCTCCACGTCCTCGGGATCGAGGTAGATGTCCCCCTCGATGTGGCTGTAGCCCACCCTCTCCCACTGCTCCTCCGGAGCGAGATCGTCCCGAAGGCGAACCTCCCCCGCTATCCGGTGCCAGGCGAAGGCCGAGGGGTAGTTCGCCGCGAGCGCGCCGGCAGCCGCGCCGGCCGATCTGGCGCGCATCGCATCCAGCACCGACGCCATCTCACCGAGCTCCGAATCGCGCTCCGCCTCGTAGCGGGCTATCCGCTGCCGGGCCGCATCTTCGTCCTGCTGGCTCGAGGCGTCGAAGTCGGCCTTCAGCCTCCTGAACGACTCGTTGATGCGCCGGTTGGATGCGGCGAGCATGTTCAGCGAATGAGCAAGCGACGCAGCACCCGCATAGGCGGCCCTGTCCGCCGCGGCCGAAAGCCTCGCGCGTGCGACCGCTATCCTTCCGATCTCGACGATCGCTATCAGCGCCGCCGCCATCAGCGGCAGGGCAGCGACGAAGAGCACGGTCACAGATCCCCTCGATCGATTCATTCGGGCCATCCGCATGCGCTGTAGCCTCCCTCAGTCCTGCAGTACGGCGACGGCGTGTCGCCGCCCCTGAGCACCCTCTCGCCCAGCCCCTCCGGCAGCGCCGGGGTCGCCGGGCTCTTTCTCACGACGGACCGGCTGCCGGCCGCTCCGCCGGAGAGCGCCGCGCCGGACACGGCTTCGAGCGTGAGGATGCCCTCCATCTCGTTGGAGAGACGAGTCCCTCCTGCATCGGCGATGACATCGAACGAATGTGCGCTGAACATCGACGGCGCGAGCGAGGCGTGCAGCTCAGCGCCGATCAGCCCGTCGTTGAACACCGCGGCCACGCGCGCCGCCCTCGCTGCAGCGTGCTGCGCGACCACCGTCCGCAATCCGGTCGCCGCCATCCCGAGCACGGCGACGATGATCGCCACGGCGGCCGGCAGCACCAGCGCGTGCTCCACCGCCACCTGTCCTCTGTCCCCACGGGATCCTTCGGCGATAATGTTCATGTCCTCGGCCTCAGAATGATAACTTTGTCTTCGCGAGTCACGAGTCACGAGTCACGAGTTACGAGTCACGGATTCGGATTCGACATCTGCTGATTCGTCGTGAGCCAACCCGAGACGTTGGCCGCGAGCTCCGCCACCGCCTGGTTGAACACCGGGATGAAGTGGCTGGCCGCGGAGACGAGCCCCAGCACCACCACCGCCACTATCAGCATGTACTCCGTGGCCGACTGTCCCCTCTTTCCCCTGAGCAGACGAAAACGCATCCTTCACCTCCCCTGTGTGTGTGTTTACTTCTCCAGACAATGCAGGGGCCGTGCCAAGAATGAGGCCTCGAAAAATCATGGAGTTGCAGCGCGCGGCAGCCGCGGGGGTGCTGCGTTTCGCTGCAGGGGTGCACAAAAACGCAGCAGTTCAGCGGGCCCTCGACATCCGGCTCCGTTTCCCTATAATCGCCCACATGGAGAGCTTCAGCTGGTCGGTGCTCATAGGCGGGGTGGCGTTCTTCTTCTACGGGCTCAGGCGCGCCCGCAAGGGGCTGGAGGTCATCGCGGGCGACAGGCTCAGGGCCGCCATGGGCCGCGTGACCGGCAACAGGATCTCCGCGCTCATCTTCGGCGCCTTCGTCACCATGGTGCTGCAGAGCTCCGGCGCCGCCTCCGCCATGCTCGTCTCCTTCACCGAGACGGGGCTGCTCAACCTCTTCCAGGCGAGCGCGGTGCTGCTCGGATCGGACATCGGGACCACCCTCGTGGTCGTGCTCCTGTCCATCAAGAAGATCACCGACGTGGCGCTTCTGATCGTGGCCCTCGGCGTGGCGGTGCAGGCGTTCGGACGGAAGCGCAAGGTCCGCGACGCGGGCTCGATAGTGCTGGGCTTCGGCCTCATCTTCTACGGCATGCACCTGATGACCGCCGCAGCCTCCCCTCTCAAGGAGAGCGAGGAGGCGCTCAAGGTCTTCGCCTTTCTCTCGACCCACCCCCTGGCCACCCTCATCGGGTCCTCGATGCTGGCCGGCGTGGTGCACTCCGCGGGGATGATCGGAATAGCCATCGCGCTCGCCTTCGCAGGCACCATCACGTTCGAGGCCTCGATCCCGATCGTGCTCGGCGCCAACATAGGCTCCTGCGTCACGGCGGTGCTGGCCTCGTTCGGGGGCGGGACCGCGGGCCGCAGGGTGGCGCTCGCGCACACGCTCACCAAGGTCATAGGGGTGGCCGCGGTCTTCCCCTTCATCTCTTACGCCGCAAAGCTCACCGGAGACGCAGACGCATTCATATCAGGCGTCTTCCCGAACTACGGGGCGGGAGTCGCATCCAAGATCGCGCTGACCCACATACTCTTCAACCTGGCGATCGCCGCGGTCTTCACGCCGCTGCTCAAGCCGCTCGTGAAGCTGGTGGAGATCATCCTCCCCATGCCCCCGCCCAGGGAGGAGCCGTTCGGCCCGCTGTACCTGGACAAGTCGGCGCTGCAGACCCCGGCCATCGCCTTCGCGCAGGCCAAGCGCGAGATCATGCGGCTCGGCTCCATCGCCCAGCAGCTGACCGCCGACAGCCTGCGCATGTTCAGCAAGGGGGAGGAGGTCCGGGACGTGATCGAGAGGATGGAGGCGGAGGACGACAAGATCGACATCCTCGAGAAGGCCATCCGCTTCTACCTCGCGCAGGTCGCGACCGAGCGCATGTCGGAGGACCAGGCCCGCATGCAGATAGCGCTGGTCGCCATCGCCTCGGGCATGGAGGAGGTGGGCGACATAATATCGAAGGAGCTCGCGTCGCTCGCGCGCAAGAAGGCGCAGTGGCGCAGGCTCTTCTCCGACCAGGGATGGCGCGATCTGAGGGATTTTCAGGCCATGGTGATGGACAACTTCAACCTGACGATGCTGGCGTTGGCGCAGCCGCACAAGGAGATCGCGCTGAAGCTCCGCCGCCACGAGGAGCACATGAACGACGTGGAGCAGCAGCTCCGGCAGGGACACATAACCCGACTGCACCAGGGGCTCAAGGAGACCTTCGACACGAGCTCGATCCACCTGGACATACTCGCCAACCTCCGCAGGATCAACTCGCGCATCACTCGAATCGCCGAGATGGCCTGCGAAGGAACGTAGGACGCGGAGAGGGCGCAAAAAAGGCCCCGCCATCGCGGGGCCTTTTCATTCTCTCTTCACGCTCCCTCTCTACAGGCTCTTCCTCGCCGCCTGGGCGCGCTTCTTCTGGCGCTCGATCTGCGCGATGGCCGCGTCCGCCCGGCCCGCCTTGAGCTGCGCCGTGCGCGCCTTGACGAACTTCTTTGCCTTGGCAAAGGCCTTGACCTTCCCCATGACCTCGGCGCGCGCCTTCTTCGAGCGCTCGATCTCGCGATCGTAGCGCTTCTCGATCCTGTCGAGGTGCTGCTTCGCGTGCGCCTTGAACGCCGACTCGAAGGCCTTCCTGCCCTCGGAGCTGGTGCGCTTGAGCCCCTTCTCGCGGTGCTCGGGGTGCTCCTTGAGGAAATAGTGCCAGGTATATTTGCTGTTCAGTGACATTGTCTTCTCACCTTTCTCTCTGGACGTGACCTGCCTGCCGCAGGCAGGCGACAAACAGGAGCGCGTGGATAGTC is a window of Pseudomonadota bacterium DNA encoding:
- a CDS encoding type II secretion system F family protein → MDLILCIALFSLFASSAARAWLAAAARREMLGAVENRGDVRPRRLAPACSALARLAEKRAPALLRLIPVESVRLRLKGAGMSGLDPAGFALLWISSGVAVSVAAYLLSDSNRAPGALAAGALCFAIVMARLRSLARARREAVERELPFALDLITLSVEAGLDLAQAVSRVSSRTGGIVSRELAEADAAMRMGVRRQDAIRRMADSLAVPSLSALAALLAQSERLGAGVAPVLRAASERLRDERFARAEKRGAIASQKMLLPLVAFIMPATFVIVFGPIFVRAAMGGAEALF
- a CDS encoding type II secretion system F family protein, which gives rise to MSGLIFAAAALFFGLSAAISAFALLRSKSPLAFGRLSRLARAHRGRRRARRADEQLPEALVMLCNALKAGLSLQQAVKLAASELAPPLGEELARIEAEQGAGKDFDSAFASLSERVPTEDASLVTQSVEVLRRTGGNLVQTFSSLAKTIEQRRRVKGRVDSLTAQGRAQAAVLLLLPWGLAAALAVLAPEFMRPMCSTRLGIALMIFALLLEAAGGLWLMRIAAIKV
- a CDS encoding CpaF family protein: MDRAIPRRASVRDVANHAERGVREIARPEGVEEILAGIRRDPEFEKIVGDANRRGDRDELRRAVAAVALRAAEALKSRGAPGARADEAASCAVDEILGFGPLEYLLKDDGVTEIMVSGPGLIFFEKEGRLARAGLSFADSSQLLSVIERMLAPTGRRVDEASPMVDARLPDGSRLHAVIGPVAIDGPALTVRRFGRASWDLRELVRRGSMTSDAARFLSECVASRVSMVVSGGTGTGKTTMLAALASEIADGERIVTIEDAAELRIRTTHVVRLEARPPNVEGAGAISIRDLVRNALRMRPDRIVVGECRGAEAVDMLQAMNTGHEGSLTTVHANSPRDAVSRLETMALMAGLDLPICAVREQIARAIGVIVQLARVGAQRKVVEISEITGMEGQVISMQTLAAFDQRSGMLISTGLAPAHRCGADGTGHSHGIRGIA
- a CDS encoding pilus assembly protein N-terminal domain-containing protein, which codes for MRRLRNARMLFWTAAAMLTLAASTCAAGAAAEKTLIKGQSETVSMDYSIGDVAVADRSVCDYLVSQDRGSIYLNARGGGQTMVTIWDADGSIRDEISVRVVTTTLKEALERVEQAVGGIAGVTVELSDGKVRIGGATADPDDFRAIEAISQSDPRVRSSVRITKDVLARTGQAIRDAIDVPGVTVRAVRDRIALEGTVFSAADAKRAIEIARLHTPHVMDLIEVRDSMRSPGRASLIQLEFHLMEIKKQALRELAFNWSPGSFPQGGAATASAGGGAGLMGSIGDMGKSVLGFVFNFVPKLRFIRERGDGRVLENPSVVVKNGEEAQIFSGSEVPFLSGEQVQFKRVGVDIKASPIEVAGGVDLRIAATLSAPSADIRGAVDTHTVSTTAVCPLGHSVMLGGIVRNNDVKMRNRVPRDTDTSSSIFSLFLSKDFQSNRSEFVIVVTPRVMSQPEPAEAALRDFLDAEEAMAMDRSNKEHAERFGAPGDGAAGDPSRRRRPKKWR
- the cpaB gene encoding Flp pilus assembly protein CpaB, with the protein product MKRFAFIRDAVRERPAAAAVVAGLAAALLASAYLARREGEISRAAEPAPVVIAARDIPPGETIDRAALRRSSVPAIFVQPGAIGEISEAEGRVAMVPLRKGSQLTRSAARRADHATGVAPLLASGMRAFSVSLPRSRAAGGLVGPGDRVDLIATFDLGTGSSPEITTMALVTDARVVAVERRVAGSPEREAGADAGKGLFGGAIAQGQLSREVSVTLAVSPAQAQAIAFAQESGSIALAVRPPYEGESNEPPAPTTISSIAEGAGGVVPLRRPFKEYRGAR
- a CDS encoding Na/Pi cotransporter family protein; amino-acid sequence: MRPRKIMELQRAAAAGVLRFAAGVHKNAAVQRALDIRLRFPIIAHMESFSWSVLIGGVAFFFYGLRRARKGLEVIAGDRLRAAMGRVTGNRISALIFGAFVTMVLQSSGAASAMLVSFTETGLLNLFQASAVLLGSDIGTTLVVVLLSIKKITDVALLIVALGVAVQAFGRKRKVRDAGSIVLGFGLIFYGMHLMTAAASPLKESEEALKVFAFLSTHPLATLIGSSMLAGVVHSAGMIGIAIALAFAGTITFEASIPIVLGANIGSCVTAVLASFGGGTAGRRVALAHTLTKVIGVAAVFPFISYAAKLTGDADAFISGVFPNYGAGVASKIALTHILFNLAIAAVFTPLLKPLVKLVEIILPMPPPREEPFGPLYLDKSALQTPAIAFAQAKREIMRLGSIAQQLTADSLRMFSKGEEVRDVIERMEAEDDKIDILEKAIRFYLAQVATERMSEDQARMQIALVAIASGMEEVGDIISKELASLARKKAQWRRLFSDQGWRDLRDFQAMVMDNFNLTMLALAQPHKEIALKLRRHEEHMNDVEQQLRQGHITRLHQGLKETFDTSSIHLDILANLRRINSRITRIAEMACEGT